From the genome of Mycetocola spongiae, one region includes:
- a CDS encoding CD225/dispanin family protein yields the protein MTQQPSDAKDVPELPASRRLPHYPAPADSAEKTAAPPAAPRPAAARPVPVTDPPGHRTLGIIGTVLFFPVGIFALLRSSESSRACAAGDRERARAASTRARTLSTIAIAIGVPFWVLGLGLGFILIGLSGLAGGGVAGDRVAFPEPAVPAVPVADAESGDYRVGIWGMGDESARITISVNGAEESRYFFRDTTVVYYGLEPGDTVEIRVDPEAEGHGSTPGCGFTTVDDDYIQSNFGVPARCSFTRPPIN from the coding sequence GTGACGCAGCAGCCCAGCGACGCCAAAGATGTCCCCGAGCTGCCCGCCAGCCGGAGGCTACCCCACTATCCCGCCCCCGCCGATTCCGCGGAAAAAACAGCCGCGCCCCCGGCCGCTCCGCGCCCCGCGGCCGCGCGCCCCGTGCCCGTTACGGATCCGCCCGGGCATCGCACCCTCGGAATCATCGGCACGGTCCTCTTTTTTCCGGTGGGCATTTTTGCGCTGCTGCGCTCCTCCGAGTCCTCGCGCGCGTGCGCGGCGGGCGACCGGGAGCGGGCGCGCGCCGCGTCCACCCGGGCGCGCACGCTGTCCACGATTGCGATCGCGATCGGTGTCCCGTTCTGGGTCCTGGGCCTCGGTTTGGGGTTTATCCTGATCGGGTTATCGGGCCTCGCCGGCGGCGGGGTCGCGGGAGATCGGGTGGCGTTTCCGGAGCCCGCGGTGCCGGCCGTGCCCGTGGCCGACGCCGAGAGCGGAGATTATCGGGTGGGGATCTGGGGGATGGGTGACGAATCCGCGCGGATCACCATCAGCGTGAATGGCGCGGAGGAGTCCCGCTATTTTTTCCGGGATACCACCGTGGTCTATTACGGCCTGGAGCCGGGAGATACCGTCGAGATACGCGTGGATCCCGAGGCGGAGGGCCACGGATCCACCCCCGGATGCGGGTTCACCACGGTGGACGACGACTATATCCAATCAAATTTTGGCGTCCCCGCGCGCTGTAGCTTCACCCGGCCGCCGATAAACTGA
- a CDS encoding YlbL family protein, which yields MTLFTPEPTVASRDPHARRRRAGWIALAVAMLLLLAMALWPSNYLVQQPGPVANTIGTTTVDKKEVPVIEINGAETFDTEGALDLLTVQILGDRERPANWLSVAAAWFDPSRTVVPIDSVYAPGMTSGQREEQNKQLMVSSQQDAVAAALLHLGYSVPAKLRITTIQEGSPADGPLVIGDEVIAINGEAMSDLEAVRAAVKNNAGTEPLSIDVIRDGEPLTVSATPVKVSEPGGATRYMLGIGTGEVFEFPFDVKIHLEDIGGPSAGMMFALGIIDKLTPGNLNGGKNIAGTGTITSAGTVGAIGGVRQKLFAAKDAGAEYFLAPESNCDEVIGHIPGDLQVFAVKTLDDSLAVLQAVRDGGDMTGLPTCSADASGK from the coding sequence GTGACCCTATTCACTCCCGAACCGACCGTTGCCTCACGGGACCCGCACGCTCGTCGTCGCCGCGCCGGATGGATTGCACTCGCGGTGGCCATGCTCCTGCTCCTGGCGATGGCCCTGTGGCCCAGCAATTATCTGGTGCAGCAGCCGGGCCCGGTGGCCAATACCATCGGCACCACCACGGTGGATAAGAAGGAGGTGCCGGTGATCGAAATCAACGGCGCCGAGACCTTCGATACGGAGGGAGCCCTGGACCTGCTCACGGTGCAGATCCTCGGGGATCGCGAGCGTCCGGCCAATTGGCTGAGCGTGGCCGCGGCCTGGTTTGATCCGAGCCGCACCGTGGTGCCGATCGACAGCGTCTATGCCCCGGGTATGACCAGCGGCCAGCGCGAGGAGCAGAATAAGCAGCTCATGGTGTCCTCGCAGCAGGATGCGGTGGCCGCGGCGCTCCTGCACCTGGGCTATTCGGTGCCGGCCAAGCTGCGCATCACCACGATCCAGGAGGGCAGCCCCGCCGATGGCCCCCTGGTGATCGGCGATGAGGTGATCGCCATTAACGGCGAGGCCATGAGCGATCTGGAGGCCGTGCGCGCCGCCGTGAAAAATAACGCGGGTACCGAGCCGCTGAGCATCGACGTGATCCGCGATGGCGAGCCGCTCACCGTGAGCGCCACGCCCGTGAAGGTGAGCGAGCCGGGCGGAGCCACGCGCTATATGCTCGGCATCGGAACCGGCGAGGTTTTTGAGTTCCCCTTCGACGTAAAGATCCATCTTGAAGACATCGGCGGCCCGAGCGCCGGCATGATGTTTGCGCTGGGCATCATCGATAAGCTCACCCCCGGCAACCTCAACGGCGGAAAAAATATTGCGGGCACCGGAACCATCACCTCAGCCGGAACGGTGGGGGCCATCGGCGGGGTGCGCCAGAAACTCTTTGCCGCTAAGGATGCCGGTGCCGAGTACTTCCTCGCGCCCGAGAGCAACTGCGATGAGGTCATTGGACATATCCCCGGGGACCTGCAGGTCTTCGCCGTAAAAACCCTCGACGATTCGCTTGCCGTGCTGCAGGCCGTGCGCGATGGGGGCGACATGACGGGGCTCCCGACCTGCTCCGCAGACGCCTCGGGGAAATAG
- a CDS encoding UPF0182 family membrane protein, protein MTSATNTASTPAPKKRSPLAITAIIVGILVVAFFAFSGFYTDFLWYEQLGFTAVLATKWIATTAMFLIGFIGMAVPVWLSIHLAYKLRPVYAKLSSQLDRYQEMIEPLRKLATYGIPVVLGLFAGLSTAGRWEVVLMWFNSTPTGTIDPQFGFDAAFYMFELPFYRGIVAFASAAVLLSLILTAVVCYLYGSIHLSGRELRISKHARIQIAVLAGVYLLLQGVSIWFDQYATLNQTGDLFTGVNYTAANATIPGKMILAGIAVFVAILFFVTAFIGRWRLPIVGTALLLVSALVVGVAYPAIVQRFQVAPNAKNLETDYLKHNIELTRLAYGLDKVEEIPYAATTDAEPGALRSDAETTANIRIIDPAVVTKSFQQLEQFKQYYSFNKVLDVDRYEIDGRTQDAVVAVRELNQGGIEGDKWVNSALVYTHGYGLVAAYGNKRSSDGQPVFMQAGIPSAGKLGEFEPRVYFGERSPGYSVVGAPKGSKPVELDYPASRDGDQQEYYTFTGDGGPKLDNIFNKLVYALKFQSEQIFLSSDVTDSSQILYDRDPITRVKKAAPYLTLDSDPYPSVVDGRIKWIIDGYTTSADFPYSKTVSLSSSISDAEGRSTYALDDINYMRNSVKATVDAYDGSVTLYAWDEDDAVLKTWQKIYPNAIKPMSEMSGDLMSHVRYPSDMFKVQRKVLGDYHVTNPGQFFSQTDKWITPNDPQSKANDPKLQPPYFLTMQMPGQEKPSYSLYSTFIPPGKGEDSRNVLTGYLAADANAGNEKGKRSEDYGKLRLLTLTSGDAIPGPGQVQNTFNANQEVSKEINLLKQGQTEVLNGNLLTLPVGGGLLYVQPVYVQSSGTTKFPLLQRVLVAFGDKIAFRSTLDEALDELFGGDSGASAGDGDAATTPDPQPGAGTDGETPTEGETPSTGGSTDPASEETVRAALTDAAQAMKDKAAALEKGDWAAYGEADKKLTDAINRANAALQ, encoded by the coding sequence GTGACGTCAGCTACCAATACTGCATCAACTCCAGCCCCCAAAAAGAGATCCCCACTCGCTATAACCGCGATCATCGTCGGCATATTAGTCGTGGCATTCTTCGCTTTCTCGGGCTTCTATACCGACTTCCTCTGGTACGAACAGCTTGGCTTCACGGCCGTGCTCGCCACCAAGTGGATCGCCACGACCGCCATGTTCCTGATCGGTTTCATTGGCATGGCCGTCCCGGTATGGCTCAGCATCCACCTCGCGTATAAGCTGCGCCCGGTATATGCCAAGCTCTCGAGTCAGCTCGACCGCTATCAGGAAATGATCGAGCCCCTGCGCAAGCTCGCCACCTACGGTATCCCCGTGGTGCTGGGCCTGTTTGCCGGTCTCTCCACCGCCGGACGGTGGGAAGTTGTGCTCATGTGGTTCAACTCCACGCCCACCGGTACGATCGATCCCCAGTTTGGTTTCGACGCCGCGTTTTATATGTTTGAGCTTCCGTTCTATCGCGGAATCGTGGCCTTTGCCTCGGCGGCCGTGCTGCTGAGCCTCATCCTGACCGCCGTGGTGTGCTATCTCTACGGTTCGATCCACCTGAGCGGCCGCGAGCTGCGTATCTCCAAGCACGCCCGCATCCAGATTGCCGTCCTCGCGGGCGTCTACCTGCTGCTGCAGGGTGTCTCGATCTGGTTTGACCAGTACGCCACGCTCAACCAGACTGGCGACCTCTTCACCGGTGTGAACTATACCGCCGCCAATGCCACGATCCCCGGAAAGATGATCCTCGCGGGCATCGCCGTATTTGTGGCTATTTTGTTCTTTGTCACCGCCTTCATCGGCCGCTGGCGCCTGCCCATCGTGGGTACCGCGCTGCTGCTGGTTTCCGCGCTTGTGGTGGGTGTGGCCTATCCGGCCATCGTCCAGCGCTTCCAGGTGGCACCGAACGCCAAGAACCTCGAAACGGATTATCTGAAGCATAATATTGAGCTCACGCGCCTCGCGTATGGCCTCGATAAGGTTGAGGAAATCCCCTATGCGGCCACCACCGATGCCGAGCCGGGGGCCCTGCGTTCCGACGCCGAGACCACCGCAAATATCCGCATCATCGACCCGGCCGTGGTCACCAAGTCCTTCCAGCAGCTTGAGCAGTTTAAGCAGTACTACAGCTTCAATAAGGTGCTGGATGTGGACCGCTACGAGATCGACGGCCGCACCCAGGATGCCGTGGTCGCCGTGCGTGAGCTGAACCAGGGCGGTATCGAGGGCGATAAGTGGGTGAACTCGGCGCTGGTCTATACCCACGGTTATGGCCTCGTCGCTGCCTACGGTAATAAGCGCTCGAGCGATGGCCAGCCCGTGTTTATGCAGGCTGGTATCCCCTCCGCCGGAAAGCTCGGCGAGTTTGAGCCGCGCGTGTACTTCGGTGAGCGTTCCCCGGGCTATTCCGTGGTGGGTGCCCCCAAGGGTTCCAAGCCGGTTGAGCTCGACTATCCCGCGAGCCGCGATGGCGATCAGCAGGAGTACTACACGTTCACCGGCGACGGTGGGCCCAAGCTGGACAACATCTTCAATAAGCTCGTTTATGCGCTGAAGTTCCAGTCCGAGCAGATATTCCTGTCCTCGGATGTAACCGATAGCTCGCAGATTCTTTATGACCGTGATCCGATCACGCGCGTAAAGAAGGCCGCCCCGTATCTCACGCTCGACTCCGATCCGTACCCCTCCGTGGTGGACGGCCGGATCAAGTGGATCATCGACGGCTATACCACCTCGGCCGACTTCCCGTATTCGAAGACCGTGAGCCTGTCGAGCTCGATCTCCGATGCCGAGGGTCGCTCCACGTATGCGCTGGACGATATCAACTACATGCGCAACTCGGTTAAGGCCACGGTTGATGCCTATGACGGCTCGGTCACGCTCTATGCGTGGGACGAGGACGACGCGGTGCTGAAGACCTGGCAGAAGATCTACCCCAACGCCATCAAGCCCATGTCGGAGATGAGCGGCGATCTGATGAGCCACGTGCGCTATCCGAGCGATATGTTCAAGGTGCAGCGTAAGGTTCTGGGCGATTATCACGTCACCAACCCGGGACAGTTCTTCTCGCAGACCGATAAGTGGATCACGCCGAACGACCCGCAGTCCAAGGCCAACGATCCCAAGCTGCAGCCGCCGTACTTCCTGACCATGCAGATGCCCGGCCAGGAGAAGCCCAGCTACTCGCTGTACTCCACCTTCATTCCGCCCGGAAAGGGTGAGGACAGCCGTAACGTGCTCACCGGTTATCTCGCCGCCGACGCCAATGCCGGCAACGAGAAGGGTAAGCGCAGCGAGGACTACGGAAAGCTGCGATTGCTCACGCTGACCTCGGGAGACGCAATCCCCGGTCCGGGACAGGTGCAGAACACGTTTAACGCCAACCAGGAAGTCTCCAAGGAGATCAACCTGCTCAAGCAGGGCCAGACCGAGGTGCTGAACGGTAACCTGCTGACCCTGCCCGTGGGTGGTGGACTGCTCTACGTCCAGCCGGTTTATGTGCAGTCCAGCGGTACCACCAAGTTCCCGCTGCTGCAGCGGGTGCTGGTGGCCTTCGGTGACAAGATCGCCTTTAGGTCCACGCTGGACGAGGCCCTGGATGAGCTGTTTGGTGGCGACTCCGGTGCCAGCGCCGGCGACGGCGATGCGGCAACCACGCCCGATCCCCAGCCGGGGGCCGGCACGGACGGGGAGACGCCCACCGAGGGGGAGACCCCGAGCACGGGCGGTTCCACCGATCCCGCCTCCGAGGAGACCGTGCGCGCCGCACTGACCGATGCGGCGCAGGCCATGAAGGATAAGGCCGCGGCACTCGAAAAGGGTGACTGGGCCGCGTATGGTGAGGCCGATAAGAAGCTCACCGACGCGATCAACCGCGCCAACGCCGCCCTGCAGTAG
- a CDS encoding carbon-nitrogen hydrolase family protein, protein MTASHPATVTVAVAQFAPGPDTAENLKNISRLAATAHARGAELVLFPEYSAYFSAPFTAETRRGAQGLEGEFIRALGAVVREHSLWLVVGLLEARPDAPEPGMCNTVVALGPDGAIHARYRKAHLYDAFGYRESEFVLPGEITPPETFGINGLRFGLQTCYDLRFPEVSRTLIDAGADVLLVPAQWVPGPLKEHAWNTLLAARAIENTAYVVASDHPLPAGIGLAQILDPAGIPLAGLGTEAGVVLAELSAAEITRVRAQNPALALRRFAVTPREGVAPTRTGGRAE, encoded by the coding sequence ATGACCGCCTCCCACCCCGCCACCGTGACCGTGGCCGTTGCACAGTTCGCCCCGGGCCCGGATACCGCGGAAAACCTCAAAAATATTTCCCGCCTGGCCGCGACCGCACACGCCCGCGGTGCCGAGCTGGTGCTCTTTCCCGAATACTCCGCCTATTTCAGCGCGCCGTTCACCGCGGAGACCCGCCGCGGCGCCCAGGGGCTCGAGGGCGAGTTTATTCGGGCACTGGGTGCCGTGGTTCGGGAACACTCGCTCTGGCTCGTGGTGGGGCTCCTGGAGGCCCGTCCGGACGCCCCGGAGCCCGGGATGTGCAATACCGTGGTGGCCCTCGGGCCGGACGGCGCGATCCACGCGCGCTATCGCAAGGCACACCTCTACGACGCCTTTGGCTATCGGGAGAGCGAATTTGTGCTGCCGGGGGAGATCACCCCGCCCGAGACGTTCGGCATCAACGGCCTCCGCTTTGGCCTGCAAACCTGTTATGACCTCCGGTTCCCCGAGGTCTCGCGCACGCTGATCGATGCCGGCGCGGATGTCCTCCTGGTGCCCGCGCAGTGGGTCCCGGGGCCGCTCAAGGAACACGCCTGGAATACCCTGTTGGCCGCCCGGGCCATCGAAAATACCGCCTATGTGGTGGCGAGCGATCATCCGCTGCCCGCGGGTATTGGCCTCGCGCAGATCCTCGATCCGGCGGGCATTCCCCTGGCCGGGCTGGGCACGGAGGCCGGAGTGGTCCTCGCCGAGCTCTCGGCGGCGGAGATTACGCGGGTTCGCGCGCAGAATCCCGCGCTCGCGCTGCGGCGGTTCGCCGTGACGCCGCGCGAGGGGGTCGCTCCCACCAGAACTGGGGGCCGGGCCGAGTGA
- a CDS encoding CHY zinc finger protein, whose amino-acid sequence MTLGRVSVQVFGATVDEHTRCVHYGSERDIVAIRFYCCGRFYPCHLCHEEDADHLPQRWPRERWDEPAILCGQCSQTLPINTYLVVERCPHCRSEFNPGCALHAPLYFDTADTAHAGIADPVRASA is encoded by the coding sequence ATGACATTGGGGAGGGTATCGGTGCAGGTATTTGGGGCGACGGTGGACGAGCACACGCGCTGCGTGCACTATGGCAGCGAGCGCGATATCGTGGCGATCCGGTTTTATTGTTGCGGCCGCTTCTACCCGTGCCATCTCTGTCACGAGGAGGACGCCGATCACCTTCCGCAGCGTTGGCCCCGCGAGCGCTGGGACGAGCCCGCGATCCTGTGCGGGCAGTGCTCGCAGACGCTGCCCATTAATACCTATCTGGTGGTCGAGCGTTGCCCGCACTGCCGATCCGAGTTTAATCCGGGCTGTGCGCTGCACGCCCCGCTCTATTTTGATACCGCGGACACCGCCCACGCGGGTATCGCGGATCCCGTGCGCGCGAGCGCCTAG
- a CDS encoding aminotransferase class I/II-fold pyridoxal phosphate-dependent enzyme, with amino-acid sequence MTTTFGWQRASHGAGLLGAHGALTPSIFAEMSALSVASGALNLGQGFPDEDGPAEILELARTAIAEGHNQYPPGIGIPALRAAIATHQERFYGLRLDPDREILVTTGATEALAASILALTEPGDEVVTFEPFYDAYGGLISLAGARHVTVPLEWPAFAPDPERLRAAISDRTRIILLNTPHNPTGAVTDRATLELIVELAHRHDALILTDEVYEHLLFDGRRHEPIATLPGAAERTITISSGGKTFNTTGWKIGWLSGPATLVARVTAVKQFLSYVSGAPFQPAIAAALALPDSYFLTLASDLQAKRDLLAAGLTAAGFTVSLPAAGYFIVADAAPLGHGDATALARALPGQIGVTAIPVGAFVHAENAPRYGSLLRFAFSKRPEVLHEAVSRLASL; translated from the coding sequence ATGACCACGACATTTGGCTGGCAGCGCGCCTCCCACGGCGCCGGACTCCTGGGAGCACACGGCGCCCTTACCCCCTCGATTTTTGCCGAGATGAGCGCACTCTCCGTGGCGAGCGGCGCGCTGAACCTCGGCCAGGGCTTCCCCGATGAGGACGGCCCCGCGGAGATCCTGGAACTCGCCCGCACCGCTATCGCAGAGGGCCATAATCAATATCCGCCGGGCATCGGCATCCCCGCGCTGCGTGCGGCAATCGCCACCCATCAGGAGCGTTTCTACGGGCTGCGCCTCGATCCCGACCGGGAAATTCTGGTCACCACGGGGGCCACCGAGGCCCTGGCCGCGAGCATTCTTGCGCTCACCGAACCCGGGGACGAGGTGGTGACGTTTGAGCCGTTTTATGACGCCTATGGGGGCCTGATCTCCCTGGCCGGCGCGCGGCATGTGACCGTGCCGCTCGAATGGCCCGCGTTTGCCCCGGATCCCGAGCGTTTACGCGCGGCGATCAGCGATCGCACCCGCATCATCCTGTTGAATACCCCGCATAACCCCACGGGTGCGGTGACCGACCGGGCCACGCTGGAGCTGATCGTGGAGCTTGCACACCGGCATGATGCCCTCATCCTCACCGATGAGGTCTATGAGCACCTGCTTTTTGACGGCCGCCGCCACGAGCCCATCGCCACCCTGCCCGGGGCCGCCGAGCGCACGATCACAATCTCCTCCGGGGGCAAAACCTTTAACACCACGGGCTGGAAGATCGGATGGCTAAGCGGCCCCGCCACGCTCGTCGCGCGGGTCACCGCCGTGAAGCAGTTCCTAAGCTATGTCAGCGGGGCGCCGTTTCAGCCCGCGATCGCCGCCGCGCTCGCCCTGCCCGACTCCTATTTTTTGACCCTCGCGAGCGATCTCCAGGCCAAACGCGATCTGCTCGCCGCGGGGCTGACCGCGGCCGGGTTCACGGTATCGCTGCCGGCCGCGGGCTATTTCATCGTGGCCGATGCCGCGCCGCTTGGCCACGGCGATGCCACGGCGCTCGCGCGCGCCCTGCCCGGGCAGATCGGGGTCACCGCAATCCCCGTGGGCGCCTTTGTGCACGCGGAGAACGCCCCGCGCTATGGCTCGCTCCTGCGGTTTGCGTTTTCTAAGCGCCCGGAGGTATTACACGAGGCAGTATCGCGCCTCGCCTCGCTCTAG
- a CDS encoding S1C family serine protease: protein MTHEPIDAENPGTTPVPSNEESNTPEAPRPAPPLPTEDAAEASRREAAEREQLAAAEAYRARLREEQEQRAREEQHRAALAREEEARRIRAESDARVTRPVEPSAAGHSAYAPAPAQPTAAQPAQAQPTQAQPTQAQPTQAQPTQAQHNHFAAPSQPHAGHAPQPAPGQQHAAAPHYAGTAAYPAAQDHSATQPFGYDGGQGGVPPLDPGNAFSAPEQPRKRRGGMLLIAGVAVGALLGGGVGAYVTSAIMPTHSAVGQAGNAGSGAITINDKNNVNQIAAVAGKVLPSTVTITVTSAEGESTGSGSFITKDGYILTNNHVVTMGGATTDVSVRVQDSNGRLYKATVIGADPLNDLAVIKVEGKDFTPVEFADSDKLNVGEMAIALGAPRGLNDSVTNGIVSALNRSISLPSTEVPENDGSQTEPESPWGFDLPGKQQQQNTAQSSVPIGVIQTDAPINPGNSGGPLVDAEGKLIGVNVAIYHAGTDETAGSIGLGFAIPSNTAKRISDELIANGKATHGLLGATVADANNDPDATVVGATIKEVSPGGAAEKGGLRAGDLVTALNGKPVTNPSDLTAQVRSYAPDTEVEITFVRGGQAQTTKVTLGALSTK, encoded by the coding sequence ATGACTCACGAACCGATTGACGCAGAAAACCCCGGAACCACTCCGGTGCCCTCGAATGAGGAGAGCAATACCCCCGAGGCCCCGCGGCCCGCACCCCCGCTTCCCACCGAGGACGCCGCCGAGGCCTCCCGGCGCGAGGCCGCCGAGCGCGAGCAGCTCGCCGCCGCCGAGGCCTATCGTGCCCGGCTGCGCGAGGAGCAGGAGCAGCGTGCCCGCGAGGAGCAGCATCGCGCCGCACTGGCCCGCGAGGAGGAGGCCCGCCGCATCCGTGCCGAGTCCGATGCCCGCGTGACCCGCCCCGTGGAGCCGAGCGCCGCGGGACATTCCGCCTATGCCCCCGCGCCGGCCCAGCCCACCGCGGCCCAGCCCGCTCAGGCCCAGCCCACTCAGGCTCAGCCCACGCAGGCCCAGCCGACACAGGCTCAGCCCACGCAGGCCCAGCACAACCACTTTGCCGCGCCCTCCCAGCCGCACGCGGGCCACGCGCCCCAGCCGGCTCCGGGACAGCAGCACGCCGCGGCCCCGCACTACGCGGGCACGGCCGCCTATCCCGCGGCGCAGGACCACTCCGCCACCCAGCCCTTTGGCTATGACGGCGGCCAGGGCGGGGTTCCGCCCCTGGACCCCGGCAATGCCTTCAGCGCCCCCGAGCAGCCCCGCAAGCGTCGCGGCGGAATGCTCCTGATCGCCGGTGTCGCCGTGGGAGCCCTGCTCGGCGGCGGTGTGGGCGCCTATGTGACCTCCGCAATCATGCCCACCCATAGCGCCGTGGGCCAGGCCGGCAATGCCGGCTCGGGTGCGATCACCATCAACGATAAAAATAATGTAAACCAGATCGCCGCGGTGGCCGGAAAGGTGCTGCCCAGCACCGTAACCATCACCGTCACGAGCGCCGAGGGTGAGAGCACGGGCTCCGGCTCGTTCATCACCAAGGACGGCTATATCCTCACCAATAACCACGTGGTCACCATGGGTGGGGCCACCACCGATGTCTCCGTGCGCGTACAGGACAGCAACGGACGCCTGTATAAGGCCACGGTCATCGGTGCCGACCCGCTGAACGACCTCGCCGTGATCAAGGTGGAGGGCAAGGACTTCACCCCGGTGGAGTTTGCCGATTCGGATAAGCTCAACGTCGGCGAAATGGCCATCGCCCTCGGCGCGCCGCGCGGGCTGAACGACTCCGTGACCAACGGAATCGTCAGCGCGCTGAACCGCAGCATCTCGCTTCCCTCCACCGAGGTCCCCGAAAACGACGGTTCGCAGACCGAGCCCGAGAGCCCCTGGGGCTTTGACCTGCCCGGTAAGCAGCAGCAGCAAAATACCGCGCAGTCCTCCGTGCCGATCGGCGTGATCCAGACCGACGCCCCGATCAACCCCGGAAACTCGGGAGGCCCGCTCGTGGATGCCGAGGGCAAGCTCATCGGCGTGAACGTGGCAATCTACCACGCGGGTACCGACGAGACCGCGGGGTCGATTGGCCTCGGCTTTGCCATCCCGTCCAATACCGCCAAGCGCATCTCGGATGAGCTGATCGCCAATGGCAAGGCCACCCACGGCCTGCTGGGCGCCACCGTGGCCGATGCCAATAACGATCCCGACGCCACGGTTGTGGGCGCCACCATCAAGGAGGTCAGCCCCGGGGGAGCCGCCGAGAAGGGCGGGCTGCGCGCGGGTGACCTCGTGACCGCACTGAACGGAAAGCCCGTGACCAACCCCAGCGATCTGACCGCTCAGGTGCGCTCCTATGCGCCGGATACCGAGGTGGAGATCACCTTTGTACGCGGCGGACAGGCGCAGACCACCAAGGTGACGTTGGGCGCACTGAGCACCAAATAA
- a CDS encoding glycosyltransferase family 2 protein, which produces MTDQSSDASEPNLVGVSYVMPVLNDVTHVRAAVDSLLSQDYAGPFEVAIAVGPSIDGTNELVAELSAQDPRIRVLDNPVGSTPAGLNIAIRATTFPIVVRVDAHSVLPPNYTSVAVETIQRTGAANVGGIMDARGTTAFESAVARAYGSRVGLGGSPHHVGGKQGPADTVYLGVFRREPLERVGAFDERIKRGQDWELNYRLRQAGETVWFTPELRVVYRPRPSLNALMRQFFSTGMWRGELSRSFPGPGALRYFAPPVMVLGVSLGILLGLLGSIESALGGARWPLWGWAIPGLYVVLVLLATLVEGRKDGPASMAWFLVVIPCIHFCWGFGFILGYLSLARGISALKNERGSRVRNG; this is translated from the coding sequence ATGACGGACCAATCTTCGGACGCATCCGAGCCCAATCTGGTGGGGGTCTCGTATGTGATGCCGGTGCTGAACGATGTCACGCATGTTCGCGCCGCCGTGGACTCGCTGCTCAGCCAAGACTATGCGGGCCCGTTTGAGGTGGCCATCGCCGTGGGGCCCAGCATTGACGGCACCAACGAACTGGTTGCCGAGCTCTCCGCGCAGGACCCGCGGATCCGCGTCTTAGACAATCCGGTGGGCTCCACTCCGGCCGGGCTGAATATCGCGATTCGTGCCACCACGTTCCCCATCGTGGTGCGCGTGGATGCCCACTCGGTATTGCCCCCAAATTACACCTCCGTGGCCGTGGAAACCATCCAGCGCACGGGCGCCGCCAATGTGGGCGGCATCATGGATGCCCGCGGCACCACCGCTTTTGAATCCGCGGTGGCCCGGGCCTATGGCTCGCGCGTGGGCCTCGGCGGCAGCCCGCATCATGTGGGTGGCAAGCAGGGCCCCGCGGATACCGTTTATCTGGGGGTTTTCCGGCGCGAACCACTGGAGCGCGTGGGGGCATTTGACGAGCGGATTAAGCGCGGGCAGGACTGGGAACTGAATTATCGGCTGCGCCAGGCCGGCGAAACCGTCTGGTTCACCCCCGAGCTGCGTGTGGTGTATCGGCCGCGGCCCAGCCTGAACGCCCTGATGCGGCAGTTCTTTTCCACCGGAATGTGGCGCGGCGAGCTGAGCCGCTCCTTCCCCGGCCCCGGTGCGCTGCGCTATTTTGCGCCGCCGGTGATGGTCCTCGGCGTGAGCCTGGGCATCCTCCTGGGGCTGCTCGGCAGCATCGAGTCAGCCCTCGGCGGGGCCCGCTGGCCGCTCTGGGGATGGGCGATCCCGGGACTCTATGTGGTTTTGGTTCTGCTTGCTACGCTCGTGGAGGGGCGCAAGGACGGCCCCGCGTCGATGGCCTGGTTCCTCGTGGTGATTCCCTGCATTCACTTCTGCTGGGGCTTTGGCTTTATCCTCGGTTATCTCTCGCTGGCCCGGGGCATCTCGGCGCTGAAAAACGAAAGAGGCTCGCGTGTCCGAAACGGATAA